actgttgttcatttattatttgaaatggTAATTACCGACGAAGAGGAAACAAAAAATCGAATTTCAAATTGAAGAACGAGATACaaatttattaacatatatataaaaaaagaacatgtaaaagaatatgaaattaaatataaatatttttgggtaatgtaaaataaaataatgataaattattaaacttttttacttttacagaagtgattttttaaaaagtagagAAAGGGTATTACTTTTGAGGGTATTTTGGGCAcgaaatttttgaaattatccaATCACCCTCAACTTTTCATACCAATTACGAAAATACCGTCATTTTGTTAGTCGTGCCATTTCATGATAAATTGATGTCGTGGCATTTATATTTTCCggatttataattttaaattgcaATTAAATATTCTTAAGAATCTACTATGTAGTTATTCGAGGCTACTCTTGTAAATAAGTAGCCAACTTGACATCAAACTTAATTGACAAAATTATCTTGTATTTGCAGATTCATTAATATACCAATTGAACGAGTTTTgatactactttttttttttttttttgaataatttagaCATGATAGACTATAATTTAAAAAGCAATCCAATGTATCATATTGGCGTGCAAGCAACACAAGAGTTCTTAGATAAATGATATAACTAAAGTTCTAGTAGTAACAAACTAAATAAGCAAAGACATATATGATCAACCTATTCGAGCAAACcctccctttttctttttccaagaGAGTCTGTTTTTGAAATCGAATATGCATTAATCTCTCTCGGATTGATTAAACTTTCCAGGTAAACAAAACCATCAATGACAAAAGAAAGTGGATCAATATCAACGGACCATATTTGATTGTCACATGTTCTATAAATCATGTTTATTCCTCGTAATTCATCTAGATATTCGTATCGAAATAGCACTTTATCATCGGGAAACCTATATATAGGTATAATGGAAATAGCCCCATTACTTGGTAACGTGAGTAACTTTATCCAAGATTCCTGAACACCATACTCTTTCATTATCCATAGATTAAAAGTGATCTCGTCATAGTTAAAAAGACAAACCATACTCTGCAACACAGATATGCCCACTTCAATAGCCACCGTTTTTTGAGGATATAAACGCGTATTTTTTGGTAAGGGTATTGTCTTATATGTCTCATCTGAAATACTTAACGACATCATATGAGAAGGATGAACACCAAGCCAGTGAAACGCTCCATTTACAAAGGGCAAATATTCCTTGGAACACAAAATGGAGCCATCGCCGACAGGACTAACTAAGGGCGAATAAATTTTTCTCCAGGAACCATTTTTTAGTGCTACAATTTCATCTAGTGCAATGCCCGCCTTGTCAATCCTAAGGACTTTATAATCATCACTAGTCGAGTCATATCCCAATCCATAAGTTGAATCCTGTTCTGGCGATCCTATAGCGGGAAGTACCACTGATTCTGACGTGGTGGGGTTCCATAGAAAAAACATTGTCCACATCTCGATGAGAAACAAGGCatcacaacaacaatatattttaaaaccaCTGAATGGTTCACAAATATTTGGAACTGTATGTATATCATTAACAAGTAGTCGATTTGGGGATAACGAAGAGCAATAGAAATTTTTGCAAGTACCAGTAAACAATTTTTGGGAATCAGGCTGATTTTTGGCATGATTGTGATGCTTCTTCTTAAAGTAAGGCTCCGTTAATAATGACTTCCAAGATTTCGATACACATTTGAAACGAAAAAGAGACTTAACACAAAGTTTTGTGAGAATCTCTATAAGTATTTCCTGCTCTTGAATCTTAGTTCCCATAACCGTATCCATATTGGCGTGGATGAAGAGAATAAGAGGTTTTCAATGATTTAATATTTGCTGCTATATTAATATTGTTGTTATGTGGTTTAGGGTTAGTGTTGATATAAACCTACTAATTTGAATTGATATACTATGGTACTAATTGCAGTaattttcttccatattttaaggattagaattctaattacagtaattttctttcctattttaaGGATTAgaattcttaatttttctttattattagtGTTGAAATTTGTATGATATTTTGTCATTagtttttttccaaattttaaagaTTAGAATTTGTTTATGAAAAGAATTCGTGTAATACCCAATATCAAATACTATATATAATTGGTTTAGTAgtctttaaaattaatttgatgaaGTGTTGGGTCACCTAATGACATTAGAGTTGTGCTAATACCTACTTTTCTTCAATGAGTCCCCTATTGCCTTTCATCAACAAAATTCTCTaaagtttttttatgttttattcgACTCCatacataataattatttcattaatttattaaaaatgaaaccGATAAATTACGATAAGAAAAATCACCATGATCCTTCTCCCCTTTTTCTGCTTAAAATTTTTTACTATAGTCTATACGCTATcatgatatataaaaattagaaatCCAAAAGGAGTTGCATTCAACAAGAAAGTCATCATACCTTTTAAACAAACAGAATTTACTATTAATTTGGTGGCTCACATTAATTTAACGTTGAGAAATATGGCAACAGTTGTTACTAATTTGTCAAAGGATAGCAAATGTTGCCAAATATTGATGCAGAGCAGTGACCATTTAGAACCTAAGATGTAAAGATAATAAGCAAGGGTGAAGGCCACCATTTAAAACCGAATAGAAGGAAGGAAATGCACTCACACAACACTAGCCATGTCAAAATAATTCTGCAGCAACTTTGGCAAAGGTTATGCCGGCTACCTGTAATTCCACAAGTAGGGTCCGAGAAGGGTAGAGTAAAacgcaaaccttacccctaccttggaAGGTAGAGAGGTTGACCCTCGGAAACGAATTTCTCTTTCAAATaggagaaattgaaataaacaattGAATACCTTTAGAAAAATTAGCAATCTCAGGATAGGTAAACCTAATTAAAGAATGAGCCACAGGAGAAATACTCCTCTCAAGTGAGAAGGATAAAGGTGTTAGCAGTTTGGCCAACCCAAAATCCCAAATCATTCTGTAAATTAAAGACTTGATTTTTAACTCTTTCATTTCCACAATGGTATTCATGAACTGTGAAGAGGCTCCACAGAGTTAGTAAAACTACTTGGAAACGCAACACAGAAACCCACAaactcaaaaatcaagaaaagtgAACAACTTTGCTTGTAGGGAAGGAAAAAGTTACTTACTTtcagtatatataaaaaagaaagagagcATTGGAGAATAAAGAATCAAATACTGTAATGAGATTTTGATTATATGCTGGGAATGGAGACAAGAGAGAAACAGAAAGATGGTCCCGTGATCCAGTTTAATTTTTGAGTTGATGGAATTACTGGCATTATTTATACCAAGAATGAGAAAAATGTGAATTGAGAATTCTTGGTGTTAAGGTTTAACAAGAAGACTAAATCACTAGGCTTGACGTTCAAATAGTTAACTACACTAAATCACAAGACTGACAATGTTTACATGCAAGTGAAATTTGTGATCAAACATACAATTCTTCTGATAAAATCAAAAACCATTAAGATAAATCCTAAAATGATACACAGATTCAAGTTCCCAGACTTTGGGTAACAATGAAAGTTGACATGTTACTAAATTTTCCTTCTGATTTGACGCCGGCCGCTCTCAAAACAAGATAAACTCCTGCTCTGAGACAAAAGTGGTAGGATTCATAGTTTTTTACCGTGGTTTTTGCAGAAATAGTAAAGCCAACAGAAGTCGGTATTTGTGAATCTGTATAACTTGGTGCATCCAAAATGTAATCATCCATGGCCCGACTTCTGCAGTAGCATTTTCGTGCCCCTGTTATCAGTTACAGGCAGCACAGAGAAATCAATGTTAATTTAGTTGTCAAACATCCACAAAGAGAGcttcaatatttattataataacttGAAAACAAATACAGTTGCAAATGTCTCTAATGGTTCTAGAACAATCTTCATGCAGAAGAGGTAAGTAGGCCATTATGCCTAAGCAGCGGTTCTGGAGAAGGTTCCCGTCCTCTAAATTGCACGAAAACCTGAATATGCATCCAAAGGCAAATTAAAACAAACACTGAGGATAATGAATGCATCAGAAGACTAAGCTGAATTAAAAAATGAGCAAAACATAACAAGACACTAGCATTGTTATAATCCCCCTACCTCCAGTGGAGCCTTTCCACCGCCAAGAGCAAGAACAGTCTCCCTGAATCTCTGGCCTGTTTCTTTTACAGCCTACTCAAATTTAAAGCCAATACTATTAGTTGAATGGTGAAAAATATGACTAAAGATTATGGAAGCAAAAGTTCTAAACTATACCTTCTCATTCTCTAGTCCAACATCTTCAAAAGCAGAGAAAGCATCTGCAGACAAAACCTCTGCCCACTGCACAAATTGGAAATACTTTGTTGGTTAAAGCATGTCTTTTTCTAGAACAAGGCTTccccaatttttattttttttatatagaagaAGATATGAAACCACTAGAAAGAAAGGGATATTTCAACAGTCTAAATAGTAGAACATCTAAATCCAATAAGTTATTTCTTAAAGCCAGAAATACTATATAAAGAATGTATTAACATAAAT
This window of the Solanum pennellii chromosome 2, SPENNV200 genome carries:
- the LOC107010199 gene encoding F-box/kelch-repeat protein At3g23880-like — encoded protein: MDTVMGTKIQEQEILIEILTKLCVKSLFRFKCVSKSWKSLLTEPYFKKKHHNHAKNQPDSQKLFTGTCKNFYCSSLSPNRLLVNDIHTVPNICEPFSGFKIYCCCDALFLIEMWTMFFLWNPTTSESVVLPAIGSPEQDSTYGLGYDSTSDDYKVLRIDKAGIALDEIVALKNGSWRKIYSPLVSPVGDGSILCSKEYLPFVNGAFHWLGVHPSHMMSLSISDETYKTIPLPKNTRLYPQKTVAIEVGISVLQSMVCLFNYDEITFNLWIMKEYGVQESWIKLLTLPSNGAISIIPIYRFPDDKVLFRYEYLDELRGINMIYRTCDNQIWSVDIDPLSFVIDGFVYLESLINPREINAYSISKTDSLGKRKREGLLE